Within the Nitrospira sp. genome, the region GGCCGCATCGAGATGCGTTCGTTGAGCAGTGTTCCATTGATCCATATCCCATCGTGATTGATCGCGAGAGTCTCGCCTGGTAAACCGACAACCCGCCGAAAATAGGGTACGTCTACGTTTGGAATTCGGATCGAGATGATGTCTCCGCGTTGCGGTGTACGGGAAGCTGTGTATGCGCGGAGATCCACTAGAAATATGTCATCGCCTATCAAGGTGGGATCCATGGCAGAACTTTGAATGTGATGCTGGGCAGCGTAGAAATTATAGATTGCGGTCCTGATAAGCGGCCTCGCAGTAAAATTTACCAGAAAGACGACTGCCAGGATGATGAACCATCTTAAGGGGTGCGAACTGCGTGCCCTTGGATCGTTCCTCAGCCGGCGTGCGGTCACCAGGGCTTCTGCCATGATGCCAACATAAATGATGCCTGCTGCTGTTACTGCTGCGATGACATTGTAGGGCGGCTTAAAATGAACATGCAGGAGGATAAAGAACTTCACTAATGTGGCTCCTCCAATCCACACGAGATAACACACCCCTGCCTTGATGTACTCACCGTTATATAACTGTCCTAATCCTGGGAGTAGGCTGAGCGAGAACGAGACCCAAGGACGCGGAGACTGGATGTAGTGGCTGTCTGCAGGCTGGAGATGACACTCCTGTTCCCTGTCGTTGAGGGCAAGCGGTATGCTTTGTCCATCTGGATACCCGAGCAACCAATACATGATCGAGCCAGTCATCATGCCTAGCGTGAGAAGGAGGACTAACATAGTCACGTCCACAATGGGGAAAAAGTCGATGCCTGTTGTCAATGGTTCATGATTCACATTGGCGCCGACAAAGAGCGCTATAAACGGCCAGCAAAGTCCGATAAGGAGGAAAACAGAAAGAGGCTTGTTGAAGAGATATCGAGCAATGGCAACCCAGACACACAGTGAAGGAAATACAAAAACCAGGATCAATCGTGCGATATCGGGTGCTTCAAGATAGCCCAACCATTCAATAAACCCTCGGCCTGTTAGATAGGAAAAGTAGATCGTGCCTAATGCCAGGCCAGAGACCGTCGCGGCCGCAACGATTTTCAACCAAGTACTAGCTTTCATGCCTTCCGAGATGTCGAGAGAGATAGAAAACTGGGCGTTACACTAAGGATAGCATAGCATCTTAGCCTGACAAGGTATGGCACTTAATAGAATGCTGGTAGGAAACACGAAGATTTGGAGGCGTTCGGTCTGGATGGAGGAGAGGCAACTCTAATCCAGCGGGAAGTCCCTTCCTGAAAAGGAGGGGTTCTTCATAGTATAAACTGCGAAATGCGCATCAACGCTGAAGGTGCTGAATCGTCCTCAAATCAAATCCCGGCCTCGGCGTTAACTTAAGACGCAAGTGTGGGATCCCGATGGGGCCGTCATTCAGCGAACCACCTGATAACGGTCGGTCGTGGACGTCGGATTTGGGTCGGATGGCGGCGGCTGGAGATCGACTGTGAACGGAAGTTCGGCGCCGAGATCGCACCGTAATAAAGCGGTCCTCAGTCCTATCGCATTAACGTTTGAGCTCAGCCGCGTGCGGAGGCCGCAGGCCGTAGCACGTCGGCTGGAGCGACGGGGGTTGGGCGTCGGCACGCATCGGGGATTTTAGCCGCTATTGAATAGACAAGCCTGTCGGCGTGGACGGTGGCATTGAATCACCTTTTTCCGCAGTCGAAACAATTATTTTCGCTTTGTGGATGGCGGTTGAGAAAACGTCCAGTCCCAATGCTGCTTTGTTCACAATACGCCGGGCTGAGGCTAAATTATTCCCGTTCAAGAGTTGCTCAATCTCGCCCCTGTTGTTTGACAAGTACGCGGCCAATATCTTGGCTGCCACTTCCGGCTTGCTTACCTCGTCAGGATTCTCGACAATATCGACGCTCACTTTGTCCTTGATCTGCTTCTGCATCTGCTCGTAGTTGTACCTGCCAGTGAGTTGGACAAAACCGCGACCACGGAAAAGAATTCCGTCTTCACACTCAGTCCGGGGTAACATTCCGTGGCGAGAGCGCATCAGCTCTTCATCAATACCGGTGTAGTAGCAATTGCCCAAGTGCAAGTTGATGATCGGTGTTCCGTCTTTGCGAAATGTCAGGGTCGAATCGTACTTGCCAAATGGGCGTTCGGTTCCCGGGGCTTGGATGCCGGCATAGCTTGGCTGATCGATCGTCTTCGAATAGGTACTCGGTCGCTCAGGGTCCGGCGAGAAGTTTGATGTTTCGACACGAATGGTGGCAAGCGCATAGACGACGACTTCCTTACTGTCACCGAGACCAAACTGCCGGAGTTCCGTCTGCACAAGAGGCCAGTTTGTATGCACATTTTCTTTGGCTGCGCTTGGGAATAAGGTAGCAACCTGTTCTTTCGTGATGCGTTCGACCAACTCGGTCTTCAAGTCCTCGGCACCCGCAGAAAGTAATGGCAACAAGATCGCTGACGCGACAAGAGCCAACAGAAGCACATGGCATCGCCATTCGGAAATCGTGTTTATGCTTCGCATTCTGTACGACGTCTAACAATGTTTAGGCCGATCCGCATAAGAGCCGGACCTGCCATTTTCTATCCGAGTAACACACCTTCAATGATCGTGAACAATATCCTATCTCACCGGTGGTGCAAACGGCTGCTTTTCAATTCGGTGATCGACTGGTTTGGGTCGAGGATCGCCATCGGCCACTTCGCGACAGTCGCTACGGCACGCTCCGCGCCGGAAAGCTGCCGTTCATTAAAGATGGTGCCCACTTTGCGCGACGCTTGGCTGGATTGGGGATGAGTTTGCTGGTGTGGGAGGAGGATCGTAGAACAGATCCTTCGCACGCGTGTCCGTGCACACGACACCTGCCCACAAGTCTTTCTGTATGTTCTCGAACTCATGTGACCAAGACCTCGCCACCGTCCAGCAATCAGATGGTTCTGGAACAGACTTGCCCGTACAACCCGTGGTTTAGGAAAGCGCCTTCGACATCCACCTCCAGCCTACTCAGACCCACTCAGGCCAACTGGAACTCACTGGAGCCAATGAGAGCCAAGAGTTGGAGAAAAAACGCACTTTGGCTTGAGTAGGCTGGAATGAGTTGGAGTGAGATGGGGTTGAGCACAAAATGAGCACAATCGACTCTCCGGGAAGGGCTTGATCAGTCGCGTGCACGTAGCTCGCGTACGCCGCGGCCGATCTTACGACGAATGAGTGTGCGCAGCGTCACTCCGTCTGCGTAGCCAACCTGAGCGGCAATCTGATCAACACTGGCCGTACTCGTTTGTAGCAGATGCACCGCGCGCTCGACGCGAAGATCCTGAAAATAAGCAAGCGGGGACTTACCCAGCACGGATTGCAGGCGACGCGCCAAGGTGCGTTCACTTGTCACGGCTGCGTGAGCCGCTTTGCTGAGCGAGAAACCATCAGCGAGCTGTCTCCGTGCCCATCGCTCGAACCGTTCGACGAGCGGGTCTGAGTGCGCAAGGTGGTCGGGAATCATGAACGCCGCCTGCGAGGGCCGTGGGTCAACCAGCAGGTAGCGAGCAGTCAGCGCCGCCAGCGCGGGACTGCGTCGACGCACCAGCCATAATGCCAGATCGAGGTGTGCCAGCGCTGCGCCGCCGGTGACGAACCGAGATGAACTCATGATCATTCGCGAGTCGTCGAGTATGACATGCGGGTACCGTTCACGAAAGAATGGGGCGAGCCACCATGATGTCGTCGCACGATGGCCGTTGAGCAGCGACGTGCCAGCAAGGACAAATGTTCCCGTGCAGGCAGCACCCACCAGCGCGCCGCTGCCAGACCAGCGACGAAGGAGTGTTTGCGCGTCCGTGATGTCTCGCCGTTCAAGCGCAATTCGCAATGTGTCCGGCATCTTCGCCCCGAGCGCCGGCACAAGCGCGACATCCGGGCGCGCAAGTCGTGCCGCCGACCGTACAGGCACAGACAGCCCGTGACTGGTGTATACGCGGGAACGGACACCCACGACCGTCACATCGAAACGTGTCGAAGGTGTTCCAGCGGATTCCGCCAAGTCGTTCGCCGTTCCGAACGTGTCGAGCAGCGTAGTTAAGCCGGTGTCGAAGACTTCATTCAGAGCGAGCACATAAATTCGCATGGCGAGAACTGTACCATAATTGTCACTTCTGCCACTAGAATAGATCGTCACTCATCCCTACAATTTCACTCACGCGGTTTAACCTCAAATAGGAGTGACTACCATGGTGCAAGTTGCTTTGTTCGTGCGATTGAAAGCCAAACCAGGAAAAGAAGCGGATGTCGCCCGCTTTCTTGAAAACGGGCTCACCTTGGCGAATCAGGAAACCACGACGCCGATCTGGTTTGCCCTGCGATTGGGACCGGCGACGTTTGGCATCTTCGATGCCTTTGCTGATGATGCAGGCCGCAAGGCACATTTGGCTGGCCCAATCGCGGCAGCACTGATGGCCAAGGCGTCCGAGTTGCTTGCCGAACCGCCACAGATCGAGCACGTCGACGTGCTTGGCGCGAAGATCCCGCACTGAGGTCTGGCTCGGTCGGTGTGAGGAGATTGCTTGCCGATTTACCATGAGCGGCAACCAGCGATTTGCCGGAGGCTGCCGCTCGACTGATGACAAGATAGTGGTAGACAAGACTGGCTGTCTGGAAGCCCGTCAAAAACGTTGTGAAGAACGAGACGCCATTCTATGGATATAGTTGAAGCTAAATAGTAGCTATCAAAGGGGTCTAAAAGAACTGTTTATGGATCATAGGGGGTTGCAAGTAAGGATTGAATTAATCACGTATGTCGGTGCGTTTCTCACTAAGGTTCGAGATCGAGGATCGGCGTATTGAGCGCCTTGGCCGCACGCGTAGGATCGAAATATTCGCGTAGGAACGCAATTATTTCTCCTCTAGCACGCAGGAACAGCACATAATCCTGGTGATAGACTCGTCCTGTCGGCTTGATGAGCCCCTCCGCCTTGACTTCGGCGACTGCCCCTTCCAGATCCGCGAAGGGATACACCTTGAGGTCGAAGAAACGGAAATTTTCCACCGCTCTCAGGAACCAGGTGACATGACGCACCACCTCCTCCCTTCCCGATAGTCGCGCTGGATGGCCGATGGCAGGCGCGTAGGCAAGTTCCCACAAAATATCATCGGCGATCAGCGTCTGCCATTGCATGTTGTCTTCGACGAGTGTCTGGAAGTGTCGTTGCAAGAGGTCAGCGGCGATCGTCATTTCAGTCTCCCAGTTCACTACCAGTTGCGGTCCTGACCGCACGCTGTGGGAAATTTTGATCCTTTGCTTGGTGTCTATCATTCACACTTTCGCCCAGTCGACCGTCTTACTCCACTCTACAAATGTGGTGAGCGGCATCCCGAACTGCTGTTTCAACGCAGGCATATTGATCGCGTAGCCAACCTCGTTGAACCACCGAAACATCGTGGCGAGGTCATGACCCATCGCCGCCTCGGCCTGCTCCATCTGGAACTCCTGAAAGCGGATTGGTCGACCTATCGCCTTTGTCAACAGTGCGGCAGCTTCAGGCATCGTGAGGTCATCTCCTGCCAAATCAATGGCCTGTCCAAGAAAATCGTTCGGACGCAGGAACGCGGCCGCACCGAACGCGCCGATATCCTTGAGCGCGACCATCGCCAGCTTCCTAGCCGGTTTCATGGGCAGCAACAAGACCCCTTGCACAGACGGTTTCGCAAAGGTGGTGAAATTCTCCATAAACCATACGGGCCGCAGAATCGTGGCCGGCAATCCAATCTGCCGGATGTGCTGCTCCACCTTCCACTTACTCTCAAAGTGTGGAATGCCCGTGTTGCGGTGCGCACTCCCGACGGACGTATAGACATAATGGGTGATGCCAGCCTGCTTCGCGGCATCCGCCAGCATTACCCCCTGGCGCACCTCCGCCTCCATCCCTGCCTCGAAAGGGGTAGACATGGCAAACACCCCGTGCACGCCTCGGAGCACCGCCTGCAAATCTGAGGGATTGGTCAAATTCCCTTTGACCACTTCCGCACCAGCTTTAGCAAGTGCGGAGGCCTTCTCAGGGGTTCTACTCATCACACGAACTTTCTGCCCTTTCGCCAACAGCGCGGTCGCGACGGCTCCCCCCTGTTGTCCCGTGGCACCCGTCACCAGAATGAGCTTCGACTGCGTTGCCATCTCACACCTCCATTATGTGCACGCCAACCACGATGTGCGGCGTGTCTGGTTCTGGCTCAACTCCTTTGTCCGGCTGAAGGACGGACTATTACAATCAGAATCATTTCTTTTTGGAACAGCGTCAGCATAAGTCAAATTCCTTGAGAAATCGACCAACGTTGGGCTGGCATTTCAGATGGGGATTTTGACAGGGGGTGTAGTGGGGATGTTCGGGAAGTTAACACCCCTGGGATCCCGATGGTGCCATCATACGATTGGACCACCTGATAGCGGTCGGTCGTGGACGTCGGCTTTGGGTCGAGGCTGTGTGAAAACGCGAAAAGAATTGGCGTCAAAGAAAATCGACCTCTCAGAATGACCTGTATTCGATTATTTCGAGCCGGGTAATGGTCTGAGGACCCCTGAAATCATG harbors:
- the lepB gene encoding signal peptidase I → MKASTWLKIVAAATVSGLALGTIYFSYLTGRGFIEWLGYLEAPDIARLILVFVFPSLCVWVAIARYLFNKPLSVFLLIGLCWPFIALFVGANVNHEPLTTGIDFFPIVDVTMLVLLLTLGMMTGSIMYWLLGYPDGQSIPLALNDREQECHLQPADSHYIQSPRPWVSFSLSLLPGLGQLYNGEYIKAGVCYLVWIGGATLVKFFILLHVHFKPPYNVIAAVTAAGIIYVGIMAEALVTARRLRNDPRARSSHPLRWFIILAVVFLVNFTARPLIRTAIYNFYAAQHHIQSSAMDPTLIGDDIFLVDLRAYTASRTPQRGDIISIRIPNVDVPYFRRVVGLPGETLAINHDGIWINGTLLNERISMRPTISPISQLSRGEAQAFGPIVVPDGTVFVLADNLATTFDSREFGPIAMNHINGRVAVIYWSWDGIQQDARWERIGQMFSSTNP
- a CDS encoding NmrA/HSCARG family protein produces the protein MATQSKLILVTGATGQQGGAVATALLAKGQKVRVMSRTPEKASALAKAGAEVVKGNLTNPSDLQAVLRGVHGVFAMSTPFEAGMEAEVRQGVMLADAAKQAGITHYVYTSVGSAHRNTGIPHFESKWKVEQHIRQIGLPATILRPVWFMENFTTFAKPSVQGVLLLPMKPARKLAMVALKDIGAFGAAAFLRPNDFLGQAIDLAGDDLTMPEAAALLTKAIGRPIRFQEFQMEQAEAAMGHDLATMFRWFNEVGYAINMPALKQQFGMPLTTFVEWSKTVDWAKV
- a CDS encoding nuclear transport factor 2 family protein, producing MTIAADLLQRHFQTLVEDNMQWQTLIADDILWELAYAPAIGHPARLSGREEVVRHVTWFLRAVENFRFFDLKVYPFADLEGAVAEVKAEGLIKPTGRVYHQDYVLFLRARGEIIAFLREYFDPTRAAKALNTPILDLEP
- a CDS encoding antibiotic biosynthesis monooxygenase; this encodes MVQVALFVRLKAKPGKEADVARFLENGLTLANQETTTPIWFALRLGPATFGIFDAFADDAGRKAHLAGPIAAALMAKASELLAEPPQIEHVDVLGAKIPH
- a CDS encoding helix-turn-helix domain-containing protein; amino-acid sequence: MRIYVLALNEVFDTGLTTLLDTFGTANDLAESAGTPSTRFDVTVVGVRSRVYTSHGLSVPVRSAARLARPDVALVPALGAKMPDTLRIALERRDITDAQTLLRRWSGSGALVGAACTGTFVLAGTSLLNGHRATTSWWLAPFFRERYPHVILDDSRMIMSSSRFVTGGAALAHLDLALWLVRRRSPALAALTARYLLVDPRPSQAAFMIPDHLAHSDPLVERFERWARRQLADGFSLSKAAHAAVTSERTLARRLQSVLGKSPLAYFQDLRVERAVHLLQTSTASVDQIAAQVGYADGVTLRTLIRRKIGRGVRELRARD